In a genomic window of Hyphomicrobiales bacterium:
- the yajC gene encoding preprotein translocase subunit YajC: MFVTPAFAQGAGAQPGGDLLLSILPFVLIFVIMYFLIIRPQRQRAKEHQAMVNALRRGDTVVTGGGLIGKVSKVVDDQEVLLEVAEGVKIRIVRSMISEVRSKGEPAND; this comes from the coding sequence ATGTTCGTGACACCGGCTTTTGCGCAGGGCGCGGGGGCACAGCCCGGCGGCGACCTTCTGCTGAGCATTCTGCCTTTCGTCCTGATCTTCGTGATCATGTATTTCCTCATCATCCGTCCGCAGCGCCAGCGCGCCAAGGAACATCAGGCGATGGTGAACGCGCTGCGCCGTGGTGATACGGTGGTGACCGGCGGCGGCCTCATTGGCAAGGTGTCGAAGGTCGTCGACGATCAGGAAGTCCTGCTGGAAGTTGCCGAAGGCGTGAAGATCCGCATCGTGCGCAGCATGATTTCCGAAGTCCGGTCGAAGGGCGAGCCCGCCAACGACTGA
- the secF gene encoding protein translocase subunit SecF produces the protein MWHLRLIPDDTRIPFMRLRGIGYILIVITVIGSIAAFFTFNLNYGIDFQGGTLIEIQTKDGPADIGAIRTRLGELNLGDVQVQQFGEPDTVLIRVERQEGGEEAQQRVVFLVRQTLGEAVDYRRTEVVGPRVSGELAQAGTIAVAVSLFAVLIYIWFRFEWQFAVGAVLTTLHDVILTIGMFAVVQLEFSLASIAAILTIVGYSLNDTVVVYDRVRENLRRYKKMDLGELLDLSINNTLSRTVLTSLTTLIALFSLYIFGGEVLRPFTFAMIWGVVVGTYSSIFVAAPTLIYLGLRTKHRREPDDAGGEATGESA, from the coding sequence ATGTGGCATCTCCGTCTCATTCCCGACGATACGCGTATCCCGTTCATGCGGTTGCGCGGCATCGGTTACATCCTGATCGTGATCACGGTGATCGGATCGATCGCGGCGTTCTTCACCTTCAATCTCAACTACGGCATCGACTTCCAGGGCGGTACGCTGATCGAGATTCAGACCAAGGACGGACCGGCCGATATCGGTGCGATCCGTACCCGGCTTGGTGAGCTCAATCTCGGCGATGTCCAGGTACAGCAATTCGGTGAACCCGACACGGTTCTGATCCGAGTCGAACGCCAGGAGGGCGGCGAGGAGGCGCAACAGCGTGTTGTCTTCCTGGTGCGCCAGACCCTTGGCGAGGCTGTCGATTACCGCCGTACCGAGGTCGTCGGTCCGCGCGTCTCGGGCGAATTGGCACAGGCCGGCACCATTGCCGTTGCCGTCTCGCTGTTTGCCGTGCTGATCTATATCTGGTTCCGTTTCGAATGGCAGTTCGCCGTCGGCGCCGTGCTGACGACACTGCACGACGTCATCCTGACGATCGGCATGTTCGCGGTCGTCCAGCTCGAATTCAGCCTGGCCAGTATCGCGGCGATCCTGACCATCGTCGGCTATTCGCTCAACGACACCGTGGTCGTCTACGACCGCGTGCGAGAGAATTTGCGACGATACAAGAAGATGGATCTCGGGGAACTCCTCGACCTGTCGATCAACAATACCCTGTCGCGCACCGTGCTGACCTCGTTGACGACGTTGATCGCGCTGTTCTCGCTCTACATCTTCGGTGGCGAGGTGCTGCGTCCGTTCACCTTCGCCATGATCTGGGGCGTGGTCGTCGGTACCTATTCCTCGATCTTCGTCGCCGCGCCGACACTGATCTATCTCGGACTGCGCACCAAGCATCGCCGCGAGCCCGACGATGCCGGCGGCGAAGCGACCGGGGAATCGGCCTGA
- a CDS encoding phosphate acyltransferase PlsX, with the protein MSRDITISLDAMGGDDGPEMVIPGAELALQRRPNIRFVLFGDEAVVGPILARYPAVAAASTFHHCEVAVQMDEKPSQALRKGRYKSSMWRAIDAVKTGEAQLCVSAGNTGALMAMAKFCLRTMAGIERPAIAAVWPTLRGESIVLDVGATIGADAQQLIDFATMGGAMARALFEIERPSVGLLNIGVEEVKGLEEIRNAGAILKEFDLPSIRYAGFVEGTDLGRGTVDVVVTEGFTGNIALKAAEGTARQIAEYLRSAMKRTLMARIGYLFAKSAFDRLRAKMDPRASNGGVFLGLNGLVVKSHGGTDASGFASAIENGYHMVDNRLQEKIEADLAHYRRGKFSAATEESDS; encoded by the coding sequence ATGTCGCGCGACATAACCATATCGCTCGATGCCATGGGCGGAGACGACGGGCCGGAGATGGTTATCCCCGGTGCCGAGCTGGCGCTACAGCGCCGGCCCAACATCCGGTTCGTCCTGTTTGGCGACGAGGCGGTCGTCGGTCCTATCCTCGCGCGCTACCCGGCCGTTGCCGCGGCCTCGACCTTCCATCACTGCGAAGTCGCGGTTCAGATGGATGAAAAACCGAGCCAGGCGCTGCGCAAAGGCCGCTACAAATCGAGCATGTGGCGCGCCATCGACGCGGTGAAGACCGGCGAGGCACAGCTTTGCGTGTCGGCCGGCAACACCGGCGCACTGATGGCCATGGCGAAATTCTGCCTGCGCACGATGGCCGGTATCGAACGCCCGGCGATCGCCGCCGTCTGGCCGACGCTGCGCGGAGAATCGATCGTTCTCGACGTTGGCGCCACCATCGGCGCGGATGCCCAGCAGTTGATCGATTTCGCCACCATGGGCGGGGCCATGGCGCGCGCGCTGTTCGAAATCGAGCGCCCTTCCGTCGGCTTGCTCAATATCGGCGTTGAAGAGGTCAAGGGCCTCGAGGAAATCCGCAATGCCGGCGCGATCCTGAAGGAATTCGATCTGCCGTCGATCCGCTACGCAGGATTCGTCGAGGGCACCGATCTTGGTCGCGGCACCGTCGATGTCGTCGTCACCGAGGGCTTTACCGGCAATATCGCGTTGAAGGCCGCCGAAGGCACGGCGCGCCAGATCGCGGAATACCTGCGTTCGGCCATGAAACGCACGCTGATGGCCCGGATCGGCTATCTGTTTGCCAAGTCCGCCTTCGACCGGCTGCGCGCAAAAATGGATCCGCGCGCCTCGAATGGCGGCGTTTTCCTTGGCCTCAACGGCCTTGTGGTCAAGAGCCACGGCGGCACCGACGCATCGGGATTCGCCAGCGCCATCGAAAACGGCTACCACATGGTCGACAATCGGCTTCAGGAGAAGATCGAGGCCGATCTCGCCCACTATCGTCGCGGCAAATTTTCCGCCGCCACTGAGGAAAGTGACTCGTGA
- a CDS encoding protein-L-isoaspartate O-methyltransferase, whose protein sequence is MTDNSDRYPIGEVTEQDRVRLAALILQLRSQGIRDHRVLSAIEQIPRRLFLDAENHDLAYIDRALPIDCGQTISAPSIVAQMTEALGLEAHHRVLEIGTGSGYQTAVLAKLVEHVYSIERFKTLRELAAQRLATLRIDNVTLVHGDGFEGLPDKAPFDRIIVTAAAPEVPETLVMQLVSRGIMVLPVGSPGGVQRLLRVIRRGSHFDAEELCLVRFVPMIPGVAARM, encoded by the coding sequence ATGACGGACAATTCGGATCGCTATCCAATCGGTGAGGTTACCGAGCAGGACCGCGTTCGGCTGGCGGCACTCATTCTGCAATTGCGCTCGCAAGGTATCCGAGATCATCGGGTGCTGTCGGCGATCGAGCAGATCCCGCGGCGATTGTTCCTCGACGCGGAAAACCACGATCTCGCCTATATCGACCGGGCGCTGCCGATCGACTGCGGCCAGACCATTTCCGCGCCGTCCATCGTCGCACAGATGACAGAGGCACTTGGTCTTGAGGCGCATCACCGGGTGCTGGAGATCGGTACGGGCTCCGGTTATCAGACGGCGGTGCTCGCCAAGCTGGTCGAGCATGTCTACTCGATCGAGCGGTTCAAGACGTTGCGGGAACTCGCCGCCCAGCGGCTCGCCACGCTGCGTATCGACAATGTCACCCTGGTGCACGGCGACGGTTTCGAGGGTTTGCCCGACAAGGCGCCGTTCGACCGCATCATCGTTACCGCCGCCGCGCCTGAAGTGCCCGAGACGCTGGTCATGCAGCTGGTCAGCCGCGGCATCATGGTGCTGCCGGTCGGTTCGCCGGGAGGAGTTCAGCGGCTGTTGCGGGTGATCCGGCGCGGCTCCCATTTTGACGCCGAGGAGCTTTGTCTGGTGCGCTTCGTGCCGATGATCCCCGGCGTTGCCGCGCGCATGTAA
- a CDS encoding methylenetetrahydrofolate--tRNA-(uracil(54)-C(5))-methyltransferase (FADH(2)-oxidizing) TrmFO: MTDDTITLPEPVHVIGGGLAGSEAAWQIAEAGVPVVLHEMRGVRATEAHKTDGLAELVCSNSFRSDDASANAVGLLHEEMRRAGSLIMRAGDAHAVPAGSALAVDRDGFSQAVTQALADHPLVTIEREEIAGLPPADWSSVIIATGPLTAPALAEAIRDETGEDELAFFDAIAPIVHFDSVDMDKAWFQSRYDKPGPSGTGADYINCPLDQEQYEAFIDALVTGDKTEFRDWEKDTPYFDGCLPIEVMAERGRETLRHGPMKPVGLTNPHQPDIKPYAVVQLRQDNALGTLYNMVGFQTKLKYGGQTDVFRMIPGLENAEFARLGGLHRNTFLNSPKLLDTMLRLKSQPRLRFAGQITGCEGYVESAAVGLMAGRFAAAERLGREISAPPATTAFGAILGHITGGHINAEADGGPRSFQPMNVNFGLFPPVEIVKPEGVKRFRGKEKARAKKLAVCTRALADIEEWLSGQ; the protein is encoded by the coding sequence ATGACAGATGACACCATCACCCTCCCCGAGCCGGTTCATGTGATCGGCGGCGGCCTCGCCGGTTCCGAAGCCGCCTGGCAGATCGCCGAGGCCGGCGTTCCCGTCGTCCTGCACGAGATGCGCGGCGTGCGCGCGACCGAGGCGCACAAGACCGACGGGCTTGCTGAACTGGTCTGCTCGAACTCGTTCCGCTCCGACGACGCGTCGGCCAACGCGGTAGGCCTGTTGCACGAGGAAATGCGCCGGGCCGGATCGCTGATCATGCGCGCAGGCGACGCCCATGCGGTTCCGGCCGGCAGTGCGCTCGCGGTCGATCGCGACGGCTTTTCGCAAGCGGTCACCCAAGCACTCGCGGACCACCCGCTGGTCACGATCGAGCGCGAAGAAATCGCCGGCCTGCCGCCTGCCGACTGGTCGTCGGTCATCATCGCGACGGGGCCGCTGACGGCCCCTGCCCTTGCCGAAGCGATCCGGGACGAAACCGGCGAAGACGAACTCGCCTTTTTCGACGCGATCGCACCGATCGTGCATTTTGACAGCGTCGACATGGACAAGGCGTGGTTCCAGTCGCGCTACGACAAGCCGGGCCCGAGCGGCACGGGCGCGGACTACATCAACTGTCCGCTCGACCAGGAGCAGTACGAGGCCTTCATCGACGCGCTGGTTACTGGCGACAAGACCGAGTTCCGCGACTGGGAGAAGGACACGCCCTATTTCGACGGCTGTCTGCCGATCGAGGTGATGGCCGAACGCGGCCGCGAAACGCTGCGCCACGGGCCTATGAAGCCGGTCGGGCTGACCAATCCGCACCAGCCCGATATCAAGCCCTACGCGGTGGTTCAACTGCGCCAGGACAACGCGCTAGGCACGCTCTACAACATGGTCGGTTTCCAGACGAAGCTGAAATACGGTGGCCAGACCGACGTGTTCCGCATGATCCCGGGGCTGGAGAACGCCGAATTCGCCCGCCTCGGCGGCCTCCACCGCAACACCTTCCTGAACTCGCCAAAGCTGCTCGACACCATGCTGCGGCTGAAGAGCCAACCGCGGCTGCGCTTTGCCGGTCAGATCACCGGCTGCGAGGGCTATGTGGAATCGGCCGCCGTCGGCTTGATGGCCGGACGTTTTGCGGCCGCTGAGCGGCTCGGCCGGGAAATCAGCGCGCCGCCGGCCACAACGGCCTTCGGTGCCATTCTCGGCCATATCACCGGTGGCCATATCAACGCCGAGGCTGATGGCGGCCCGCGCTCGTTCCAGCCGATGAACGTCAATTTCGGTCTGTTCCCACCGGTCGAGATCGTCAAACCGGAGGGCGTGAAGCGCTTCCGCGGCAAGGAGAAGGCCCGCGCCAAGAAACTCGCGGTGTGCACACGGGCGCTTGCCGATATCGAGGAATGGCTCAGCGGCCAATAG
- a CDS encoding phytoene/squalene synthase family protein: MDTAYAYCLDLVRTRDRDRFIAGLFAPAEFRPHLFALYAFNQEIIRIRDMVSDALPGEIRLQWWHDAIGGTEHGDVRANPIAAALLDTIERFGLSRTAFHDLIEARSFDFYDDPMPSVTDLECYAGETSSALIALGAHILGGECNPSVVEVAAHAGMARAYTDILVAFPYHARRHQLYLPGDVLERHGVESAEVFAGKTTPGIAAALAELRGEARRHLDKTRALIGCVPPQIAPVFLEVSLVERYLKRMEKSGYDPFGTRLVLSPLARQWTLWKAARAATRCGC, translated from the coding sequence ATGGACACGGCCTACGCCTATTGCCTTGATTTGGTTCGCACACGCGATCGCGACCGGTTCATCGCCGGCCTGTTCGCGCCGGCCGAGTTCCGTCCGCATCTCTTTGCGCTTTACGCCTTCAATCAGGAAATCATCCGTATTCGCGACATGGTGTCGGATGCGCTGCCCGGCGAAATCCGCCTGCAATGGTGGCACGACGCCATCGGCGGTACCGAGCATGGCGATGTGCGCGCCAACCCGATTGCCGCCGCGCTGCTCGACACCATCGAGCGTTTCGGCCTGTCGCGCACCGCGTTCCACGATCTGATCGAGGCACGGTCGTTCGATTTCTACGACGATCCGATGCCAAGCGTCACCGATCTTGAATGCTATGCCGGCGAGACATCGTCGGCGCTGATCGCGCTCGGCGCTCACATCCTCGGAGGCGAGTGCAATCCGTCGGTCGTTGAGGTCGCCGCCCATGCCGGCATGGCACGCGCCTACACGGACATCCTGGTCGCCTTTCCGTACCACGCCCGCCGCCATCAGCTCTATCTGCCCGGCGACGTGCTGGAGCGCCATGGCGTCGAAAGCGCCGAGGTATTTGCCGGCAAGACGACTCCAGGGATCGCGGCGGCCCTCGCCGAACTGCGCGGCGAAGCGCGTCGCCATCTCGACAAGACCCGCGCCCTGATCGGCTGCGTACCGCCACAGATCGCGCCGGTCTTCCTCGAGGTCAGCCTCGTCGAGCGCTATCTGAAACGGATGGAGAAGTCGGGTTACGATCCGTTCGGAACCAGACTTGTCCTGTCGCCTCTGGCACGCCAATGGACGCTATGGAAGGCGGCACGCGCGGCAACCCGCTGCGGCTGCTGA
- a CDS encoding AAA family ATPase has protein sequence MLALFERAVPPAPASIDFEAADAFVWHPSPLRFQPVLKVNRVEMTLLKGIERNRDTLLTNTDRFARGLPANNALLWGARGMGKSSLIKAAQATVNAQLAAETGSAPLKLIEIHREDIDTLPELMTVLREAPFRFIVFCDDLSFDGDDTSYKSLKAVLEGGIEGRPTNVIFYATSNRRHLLPRDMMENERSTAINPGEAVEEKVSLSDRFGLWIGFHRCSQDEYLAMVRGYVEHFKLPIEDDALRAEALEWATTRGSRSGRVAWQFVQEIAGRLGSSLGE, from the coding sequence ATGCTCGCCCTTTTCGAGCGCGCCGTGCCGCCGGCACCCGCGTCGATCGATTTCGAGGCTGCCGACGCCTTCGTCTGGCACCCCTCCCCGCTGCGCTTCCAGCCGGTGCTCAAGGTCAACCGGGTCGAGATGACGCTGCTCAAGGGCATCGAGCGCAACCGCGATACGCTCTTGACCAACACGGATCGCTTCGCGCGCGGCCTGCCGGCCAACAATGCGCTCCTGTGGGGCGCGCGCGGCATGGGCAAGTCGTCGCTGATCAAGGCCGCTCAGGCAACCGTCAACGCGCAACTTGCCGCCGAGACCGGCAGCGCGCCGCTGAAGCTGATCGAAATTCACCGCGAGGACATCGACACTCTGCCCGAGTTGATGACGGTCCTGCGCGAGGCGCCGTTCCGCTTCATCGTCTTCTGCGACGACCTCTCGTTTGACGGCGACGACACGTCGTACAAGTCGCTCAAGGCGGTTCTGGAGGGCGGTATCGAGGGCCGGCCGACGAATGTGATCTTCTACGCCACCTCGAACCGGCGCCACCTGTTGCCGCGCGACATGATGGAGAACGAACGCTCGACCGCGATCAATCCGGGCGAAGCGGTCGAGGAGAAAGTGTCGTTGTCGGATCGTTTCGGGCTGTGGATCGGTTTCCACCGCTGCAGCCAGGACGAATATCTCGCCATGGTGCGCGGCTATGTCGAGCATTTCAAACTGCCGATCGAAGACGATGCGCTTCGTGCCGAGGCGCTCGAATGGGCGACCACGCGCGGCTCCCGTTCGGGCCGTGTGGCCTGGCAGTTCGTACAAGAGATTGCGGGGCGGCTCGGTTCCTCGCTTGGCGAGTGA
- a CDS encoding 5'/3'-nucleotidase SurE, with protein MRILITNDDGINAPGLGVMERIAAKLSDDVWVVAPETDQSGLSHSLTLSDPLRLRHLSERRFALRGTPTDCVIMGVREVLAEKRPDLILSGVNSGQNVADDITYSGTVAGAMEGTMLGIPSIALSQAYDWDGERVVPWGIAEEHGPEVIRQVLASGLERGVLVNVNFPNVSVGGVKGAEVTDQGRLTHGLFVDERRDGRGFPYYWLAYRRQPMENRSGTDLVALQEGRISITPLRLDLTAYDMKERLGRTFG; from the coding sequence ATGCGCATTCTCATCACCAATGACGATGGCATCAACGCGCCGGGCCTCGGCGTCATGGAGCGCATCGCCGCGAAACTGTCCGATGACGTCTGGGTCGTCGCGCCTGAAACCGACCAGAGCGGGCTGTCGCACTCGCTGACGCTGAGCGATCCGTTGCGCCTGCGCCACCTCTCGGAACGGCGCTTCGCGCTGCGCGGCACGCCGACCGATTGCGTCATCATGGGCGTGCGCGAAGTGCTCGCCGAAAAGCGCCCGGACCTCATTCTTTCCGGCGTCAATTCCGGTCAGAACGTCGCCGACGACATCACCTATTCGGGCACAGTTGCCGGTGCCATGGAAGGGACCATGCTCGGCATTCCCTCGATCGCGCTGAGCCAGGCCTACGACTGGGACGGCGAGCGGGTGGTGCCCTGGGGGATCGCCGAGGAGCACGGGCCGGAGGTTATCCGACAGGTTCTCGCCTCGGGGCTTGAGCGCGGCGTTCTCGTCAACGTCAATTTCCCCAACGTCAGCGTCGGCGGCGTCAAAGGCGCGGAAGTGACCGACCAGGGACGGCTGACCCACGGCCTGTTCGTCGACGAGCGTCGTGATGGGCGCGGCTTCCCCTACTACTGGCTCGCCTACCGCCGCCAGCCGATGGAAAACCGCTCCGGCACCGATCTCGTCGCGCTGCAGGAGGGCCGGATCTCCATCACGCCCTTGCGGCTCGATCTCACCGCCTATGATATGAAGGAACGTCTTGGCCGGACGTTCGGCTGA
- a CDS encoding peptidase M23 translates to MFQFDVSRPMFGSKKIERSRVLSQVAFVALIAGMGAGCSNDMSRFADDILTGSTSNQKRIVSSQPKTSPTYDEVITGSVKPASTPAAPAAPTASVSRSSLPPVASPSAPTTPAPSGMNSSISIYNPPSLPPEPVTSSVPSAPAAPVAAASPAASSKGGWSSTGGTMVVARQGESVSTMSRRYGVPASAIASANPGLNERTQLVAGQQVLIPTYVQGATSYANAPARSTPTQQPDMITTGSVGGASAAPRPLAKPGAVRTATPIQPSSTVASAGGYHTVQSGESLSGIAARYGLSSRDLQAANGIEDRNAIRIGQRLRIPAAGSTSVASSAATSQPMPPAITENASTTKPTVVASLPPRKPAPPKAEATPAATQRVAALDPDPVTTGSVRATASDDSDSGSMATGSQAAKGGPSFRWPVRGRVISGFGDKPNGERNDGINLAVPEGTSVKAAEDGVVIYSGNELKGYGNLVLVRHSGGWVTAYGHNSELIVRRGDTVRRGEIIARAGATGTVSQPQVHFELRQGSRPVDPQPYLAGS, encoded by the coding sequence ATGTTTCAGTTCGACGTGAGTAGGCCGATGTTTGGGTCAAAAAAGATTGAGCGGTCGCGGGTGCTTTCCCAGGTGGCCTTTGTCGCGCTTATCGCCGGCATGGGGGCTGGTTGCAGCAATGACATGTCCCGCTTTGCCGACGACATTCTGACCGGCTCGACATCCAACCAGAAGCGGATTGTTTCGAGCCAGCCGAAGACCAGCCCGACCTACGACGAGGTCATCACCGGCTCGGTCAAACCGGCGTCGACGCCGGCTGCGCCTGCAGCGCCCACGGCTTCGGTCTCCCGTTCATCGTTGCCGCCCGTCGCGAGCCCGTCCGCGCCGACGACACCCGCGCCTTCGGGCATGAATTCGTCGATCTCGATCTACAATCCGCCGTCGCTGCCGCCTGAGCCAGTGACGTCGTCTGTCCCGTCGGCGCCCGCCGCACCGGTCGCTGCCGCGTCGCCCGCTGCCTCCTCGAAGGGCGGTTGGTCGTCGACCGGCGGAACCATGGTTGTCGCCCGCCAGGGCGAGAGCGTTTCGACCATGTCGCGCCGCTATGGCGTTCCGGCCAGCGCGATCGCCTCGGCCAATCCGGGCCTCAACGAACGTACGCAGCTTGTCGCCGGCCAGCAGGTGCTGATTCCGACCTACGTACAGGGTGCGACGTCCTACGCCAATGCTCCGGCACGTAGCACGCCCACCCAGCAGCCCGATATGATCACCACCGGTTCTGTCGGTGGCGCCTCGGCCGCGCCGCGCCCGCTCGCCAAGCCGGGTGCCGTGCGCACCGCAACTCCGATCCAGCCGTCGTCCACGGTGGCCTCCGCCGGTGGCTATCACACAGTCCAGTCGGGCGAGAGCCTGTCCGGTATCGCCGCCCGTTACGGCCTGTCGAGCCGCGACCTCCAGGCAGCCAACGGCATTGAGGATCGCAACGCAATCCGCATCGGCCAACGTTTGCGCATTCCGGCCGCCGGCTCCACGTCGGTCGCTTCGTCCGCCGCGACATCACAGCCGATGCCGCCCGCAATCACGGAAAACGCCAGCACGACGAAACCGACCGTGGTCGCCAGCCTGCCGCCGCGCAAACCTGCTCCGCCGAAAGCGGAAGCGACTCCGGCAGCGACCCAGCGTGTTGCCGCGCTCGATCCCGATCCGGTCACGACCGGCAGTGTGCGCGCCACCGCCAGCGACGACAGCGATAGCGGGTCGATGGCGACCGGTTCGCAGGCCGCGAAGGGCGGTCCGTCCTTCCGCTGGCCGGTCCGCGGCCGCGTCATTTCCGGCTTCGGCGACAAGCCGAACGGCGAACGCAATGACGGTATCAATCTGGCCGTGCCGGAAGGCACATCGGTCAAGGCCGCCGAAGATGGCGTCGTCATCTATTCGGGCAATGAGCTGAAGGGCTACGGCAATCTGGTTCTGGTCCGCCACTCCGGCGGCTGGGTGACTGCCTACGGTCACAACAGCGAACTGATCGTGCGCCGTGGCGATACGGTCCGCCGTGGCGAAATCATCGCCCGTGCCGGCGCCACCGGTACGGTATCGCAGCCTCAGGTGCACTTCGAACTGCGCCAGGGTTCGCGCCCGGTCGACCCGCAGCCTTATCTGGCCGGAAGCTGA
- the secD gene encoding protein translocase subunit SecD, producing MLYFARWKIILIVLVAVVGFLTTAPNFFSKDTVNSWPDWLPGRQLVLGLDLQGGAYLLYQVDRENFAEKRLETLVGDIRSALREKPRIGYTGLGIQGDAVQVRIRDVERLDEARKRLAPLRNTLVSALFGGDPVDEFEFEVDDNGLARFNFTDEGFSNRVRGIVSQSIEVIRRRIDELGTTEPSIQRQGDDRILVEAPGEQNPQRLKDIIGQTAQLTFHMVDVTIEPEQAIDAGAPPGRSVMYSTDDPPRPYVVESAPLLTGDELVDAQTSFDPQTNEPVVTFRFNTSGARKFGLVTQQNVGRPFAIVLDDEVISAPVIREPILGGSGQISGNFTVEGANDLAVLLRAGALPARLTVIEERTIGPGLGSDSVAAGEIAAIIGLVAVVAFMLLAYGLFGVFANIALMINITLIIGTLSLLGATLTLPGIAGIVLTVGMAVDSNVLIYERIREESRQGRSAINAIDAGFSRALCTILDANITTLIAAIILFQLGSGPIRGFAVTLAIGIATTVFSAFTFTRLLVAQWVRMRRPTAVPL from the coding sequence ATGCTCTATTTCGCCCGCTGGAAGATCATTCTTATCGTGCTCGTCGCCGTGGTCGGTTTCCTGACGACGGCGCCGAACTTCTTTTCCAAGGATACGGTCAACAGCTGGCCGGACTGGCTGCCGGGCCGGCAGCTGGTGCTCGGCCTCGACCTGCAGGGCGGTGCCTATCTGCTCTATCAGGTCGACCGCGAGAACTTCGCCGAAAAACGCCTTGAGACGCTGGTCGGCGACATCCGCTCGGCACTGCGCGAAAAGCCGCGTATCGGCTACACCGGCCTCGGTATCCAGGGCGATGCGGTTCAGGTCCGCATCCGCGACGTCGAGCGTCTCGATGAAGCCCGCAAGCGACTGGCGCCGCTGCGCAATACGTTGGTTTCGGCGCTGTTCGGCGGCGATCCGGTAGACGAGTTCGAGTTTGAGGTCGACGACAACGGCCTTGCTCGCTTCAACTTCACCGACGAGGGCTTCTCGAACCGGGTGCGCGGCATCGTCTCCCAGTCGATCGAAGTCATCCGCCGCCGTATCGACGAACTCGGCACCACCGAACCGAGTATCCAGCGTCAGGGCGATGATCGAATCCTGGTCGAGGCGCCGGGCGAGCAGAACCCGCAGCGGCTGAAGGACATCATCGGCCAGACCGCGCAGCTCACCTTCCACATGGTCGATGTGACCATCGAGCCGGAACAGGCGATCGACGCAGGTGCGCCTCCGGGCCGTAGCGTGATGTATTCGACCGACGATCCGCCGCGGCCCTACGTAGTCGAAAGCGCGCCGCTCCTGACCGGTGACGAACTGGTCGATGCGCAGACGAGCTTCGATCCGCAGACCAACGAACCGGTCGTCACTTTCCGCTTCAACACCTCGGGCGCGCGCAAGTTCGGTCTGGTCACCCAGCAAAATGTCGGCCGGCCGTTTGCCATCGTGCTCGACGACGAGGTGATCTCGGCGCCGGTCATCCGCGAACCGATCCTCGGTGGCTCGGGCCAGATTTCCGGCAACTTCACCGTTGAAGGTGCCAACGACCTCGCCGTGCTGCTGCGCGCCGGTGCGTTGCCGGCCCGTCTGACCGTCATCGAGGAACGCACCATCGGTCCGGGCCTTGGTTCGGACTCGGTCGCGGCCGGTGAAATCGCCGCGATCATCGGCCTTGTCGCCGTCGTCGCCTTCATGCTGCTGGCCTACGGGCTGTTCGGCGTTTTTGCCAACATCGCGCTGATGATCAACATCACGCTGATCATCGGCACGCTGTCGCTGCTCGGCGCGACGCTGACGCTTCCGGGCATCGCCGGTATCGTGCTCACGGTGGGTATGGCCGTCGACTCCAACGTGCTGATCTACGAACGCATACGCGAGGAATCGCGGCAGGGGCGCTCGGCGATCAATGCCATCGATGCCGGTTTCTCGCGGGCGCTCTGTACCATTCTCGACGCCAACATCACCACGCTGATTGCCGCGATCATCCTGTTCCAGCTCGGCTCCGGCCCGATCCGCGGCTTCGCCGTGACGCTGGCCATCGGTATCGCGACTACGGTGTTCTCGGCCTTCACTTTCACCCGCTTGCTGGTTGCCCAGTGGGTGCGCATGCGCCGCCCGACAGCGGTTCCGCTCTAG